The following is a genomic window from Motilibacter rhizosphaerae.
CCGGTCGGCCATCCCGAGGACCTCGGGCAGCTCGCTGCTCACCATGACGACGGCCATCCCCTCGCCAGCCAGCTGCGAGAGCAGCCGGTGGACCTCCGCCTTGGTGCCGACGTCGATGCCGCGAGTGGGCTCGTCGACGATGAGCACCTTCGGGTCGGTCGAGAGCCACTTGGCCAGCACGACCTTCTGCTGGTTGCCTCCGGAGAGCGTGGACACCGGAGCGGTGAGTGCGCTCGTCTTGACCTGCAGGCGCTTCGCCCAGTCCGCCGCCGTACGCCGCTCGGCCCCGCCGGTCAGCAGGCCCGCACGCGAGAGCCCCCAGCGCCGGGTGAGCGTCATGTTGCGCTCGACGGAGAGCTCCATCACCAGGCCCTGCTGGCGCCGGTCCTCTGGCACGAGCGCGAGCCCGGCGGCCATCGCCGCACCCGGGTTCGCGCCCGGCAGCGGCTGGCCACCGACGCGTACCTCCCCGTCGTCGTAGCGGTCGACCCCGAACACCGCGCGTACGACCTCGCTGCGCCCGGCGCCCACGAGCCCGGCGAGGGCGACGATCTCGCCCCCGCGCACGTCGAAGGAGACGTCCTCGAAGACGCCCCGGCGGGTGAGGCCGCGCACCTCCAGGACGGTGTCCCGCACCTCGGTGTCCTGCTTGGGGAACAGCGTGGAGACGTCTCGCCCGACCATGCGGCGGACGACCGCCTCGACCGTCAGCTCGCTGGTGGCGTCACTGGAGACCCAGGCACCGTCCCGCATGACCGTGATGCGCTGGCAGAGCGAGAAGACCTCGTCGAAGCGGTGAGAGATGAACAGGACCGCCGCGCCGGAGTCGCGCAGCGAGCGGGCGACGGCGAAGAGCCGCTCCACCTCGACGCCCGACAGGGCGGCCGTCGGCTCGTCCATGACGAGGACACGGGCGTCGAGCGACATCGCCTTGGCGATCTCCACGAGCTGCTGGTCGGCGATGGACAGGCCACGCGCCGGACGGTCGGGGTCGAGCGGGACGCCGAGCCGGGCGAACAGCGCCCGGGACTCCTCGCGCATGCGCGCCTTGTCGATGCGGCGCAGCCCCGCCAGCGGCTGGCGACCCATGAAGATGTTCTCCGCGACCGAGAGGTCCGGGAAGAGCGTCGGCTCCTGGTAGATGACGGCGATGCCGGCATCCCGCGCAGCTGCCGGGCTCGCCAGGCGCACCGGCTGGCCGGCGATGCGGAAGCTGCCGCCGTCGGGCTCGTGCACCCCGGCGAGGATCTTGACCAGGGTCGACTTGCCGGCGCCGTTCTCGCCCACCAGCGCGTGCGCCTCGCCCGGGTAGAGGTCCAGGTCGACGCCGCGCAGCGCGGCCACCGCGCCGTACGACTTCGTCACGCCCTCCAGGGACAGCACGGGGGCGCCGCCGGCAGGGGGAGCAGCCACGTCGCAGTTCCCTTCGTTCGAACGTTTCAGTCGGGTTGCCGATGACAGTAGGAGCGGGCGTGGAGGCGGTCAACAGCCGCTCCTGATTCGTTACCGCTCCGTGACCTGGCTCATGCAGAGACGCCGGCAGGGCTCTGGCGTTGTGGACGTTTCAGGCTAGGGTGGCTTCATCCGGGCGGTACGGTGGCGCCGGGCACCCCAGCGAGCGGGCAGGAGAGCATGGCAGCGGCGAGCATCAAGGACGTGGCCTCGCTCGCGGGCGTCTCGGTCGGGACCGTGAGCAACGTGCTCAACCGCCCCGAGGTCGTCAGCGACGTGACGCGCGAGCGCGTCGAGCAGGCCATCGCCAAGCTCGGCTTCGTCCGCAACGAGTCGGCCCGCGCCCTGCGTGCCGGGCGCAGCCGGACGGTCGGGATGCTCGTCCTCGACGTCGCGAACCCCTTCTTCACCGACGTCGCGCGCGGCGTCGAGGAGGTCGTCACCGCGCACCACTCGGTGCTCGCGCTCTACAACACCGCCGAGGACCCGCGGCGCGAGACCACGCACCTCAAGCACCTGCAGGAGCAGCGGGTGCAGGGCGTCCTGCTCACGCCGGTCGACCTCGGCAACGCCGCCATCCGCAGCCTGGTCGAGGCCGGTACGCCGGTGGTCCTCGTCGACCGCAGCTGGCCGCGCGCCGACCACTGCTCGGTCGCGGTCGACGACGTGCACGGCGGGGGGCTCGCCGCCTCGCACCTGCTGGAGCAAGGGCGCGAGCGCCTCGCCTTCCTCGGCGGCCCGCTGTCCACCCAGCAGGTGGCCGACCGCTACCGCGGCGCCGTCGCCGCCCTCGACGGCTCCCCTGACGCCGTGCTGCGCCTCGTGGAGACGCCCGCGCTCACCGTCGCGGCCGGTCGCGACGCAGGAGCCGCCCTGGCGGCGCTGCCCGCTGAGCGCCGGCCCACGGGCATCATCTGCGCCAACGACCTGCTCGCCCTCGGTGTGCTGCAGGCCATGACGCGGGCGGGCCTCCGGGTCCCCGACGACATCGCGCTCGTCGGCTACGACGACATCGACTACGCGGCCGCCGCAGCGGTCCCGCTGAGCTCCGTGCGCCAGCCGCGCGAGCTGCTCGGCGAGACGGCCGCCCGGCTGCTCTTCGAGGAGATCGGTGCGGCCGACGGCCCGCACCAGCACCAGCAGGTGGTCTTCGAGCCCGAGCTGGTCGTGCGGGACTCGAGCCGGACGGGAGCGGACGCGTGAGGATCGGGCTCGAGGCCACGTGCCTCGTCGACGGGATGTTCCCGCAGGTGGGCAGGGCCACCGTGCGGCTGCTCGAGCGCCTGGGCCACGAGGTCGTCTTCCCCCTCGAGCAGTCGTGCTGCGGGCAGATGCACATCAACACGGGCTACGGCCGCTTCGCGCTCCCGCTCGTGCGTCGCTACGCCGACGCCTTCGCCGACGTGGACGCGGTCGTCGTGCCCTCCGGGTCCTGCGCCGGCAGCGTGCGCCACCAGCACGCGGCGCTCGCCCGCGCCGCCGGTGACGAGGGGCTCGCCCGGGCGGCGAAGGAGGTGGCGGCCCGGACGTACGAGCTCTCGGAGCTGCTCGTCGACGTGCTCGGGCTGGCCGACGTCGGCGCCTACTACCCGCACCGGGTGACCTACCACCCCACGTGCCACTCGTTGCGCGTGCTGCGCGTGGGCGAGAAGCCCCTGCGGCTGCTGAGGAACGTCGAGGCGCTCGACCTGGTCGAGCTGCCCGAGGCCGAGTCGTGCTGCGGGTTCGGCGGGACGTTCGCGCTGAAGAACCCCGACGTGTCAGCGGCGATGCTCGCCGACAAGATGCGGCACGTGCTCTCGACGCGTGCCGACGTCTGCACTGCCGGCGACTCCTCGTGCCTCATGCACATCGGCGGCGGGCTCGGCCGCCTGTCGACCGGGGTGCGTACGGTCCACCTCGCCGAGATCCTGGCCTCCACCAAGGACGACGCGGAGTCGGGCGCGACGCACGCGACCGGGACTGCTCAGGGAGTCGCCTCGTGAGCACCTACCTCGGCATGCCCACCGCCCCGCGCGGGGTCGGCAACCTGCGCGGCGAGGAGGGCTTCCCCGCGGCGGCGCGTACGGCACTCGCCGACCCGCAGCTGCGGCGCAACCTCGGCCACGCGACGCGCACCATCCGCGCCAAGCGAGCCTCGGTCGTGGCAGAAGTGCCTGATTGGCAGGAGCTCCGCGCCGCCGGTGCCGCTATCAAGGACGACGTCCTGGCGCGCCTGCCCGAACTGCTCGTCCAGCTCGAGGAGCAGGTGACGGCGCGCGGCGGGACCGTGCACTGGGCGCGCGACGCGGCCGAGGCCAACGCCATCGTCACGCGCCTCGTCCAGGCGACGGGCGCCGACGAGGTGGTCAAGGTCAAGTCCATGGCCACGCAGGAGATCGGGCTCAACGAGGCCCTCGAGGCCGCGGGCATCGCGGCCTGGGAGACCGACCTCGCCGAGCTCATCGTGCAGCTCGGCCACGACAAGCCCTCGCACATCCTCGTGCCCGCGATCCACCGCAACCGCGCGGAGATCCGGGAGATCTTCCTGCGGGAGATGGGGAAGGTCGGGCGGCCCGCTCCGGAGGGCCTCACCGACGAGCCGCGGGCGCTCGCCGAGGCCGCGCGGCTGCACCTGCGGCGCAAGTTCCTCTCGGCGCGGGTCGCCGTGTCGGGCGCGAACTTCGCCGTGGCCGACAGCGGGACGCTCGCGGTCGTCGAGTCCGAGGGCAACGGGCGGATGTGCCTCACCCTGCCGCAGACGCTCATCACCGTCATGGGCATCGAGAAGCTCGTGCCCACGTGGCAGGACCTCGAGGTGTTCCTCCAGCTGCTGCCTCGCTCGAGCACCGGCGAGCGGATGAACCCCTACACCTCGCTCTGGACCGGCGTCACCCCCGGCGACGGTCCGCAGGAGTTCCACCTGGTGCTGCTGGACAACGGTCGCACCGCGACGCTCGCGGACCCCGAGGGCCGGGCGGCGCTGCGCTGCATCCGCTGCTCGGCCTGCCTCAACGTCTGCCCGGTCTACGAGCGGACCGGCGGCCACGCCTACGGCTCGGTCTACCCCGGCCCGATCGGCGCGGTGCTCTCCCCGCAGCTGACCGGCGTCGAGGACAACGCGACCCTGCCGTACGCATCCACGCTGTGCGGCGCCTGCTTCGACGCCTGCCCGGTGGCCATCGACATCCCGACGATGCTCGTGCACCTGCGCAACCGGGTGACGGAGGCGAAGGAGGCGCACGGTCCGCTCCCCGGAGCCGAGGCGACGGCCATGCGCGCCGCCGCCTTCGCCATGAGCGACCGTCGCCGCTGGACGCTCGCGCTGCGCAGCGCCAAGCTCGGCCGGCTGCTCGGCAGGGACGGCCGCATCGCCGCTGTCCCGCCGCCGCTGACGCGCTGGACGCGTACGCGCGACCTCCCGGTGCCACCGCCGGAGTCCTTCCGCGACTGGTGGGTGCGCGAGCACGGGGGTCGGTCGTGAGCGCCCGCGAGGAGGTGCTCGCCCGGATCCGGCGGGCCCAGGCGGTTGCCGACGTCGTCGTGCCCCGCGCGTACCGTCCGGCGGGGGCGTCGACCGCCAGCGCGGCCGAGCTCGCCACCCTGCTCGAGGACCGCCTCGTCGAGTACAAGGCCACGGTCACCCGGTGCGCGCCGGGCGGGGAAGCCACTGCCATCAAGGCAGTCCTGGCCCGCCACCGCGTACGACGTCTGGTCGTGCCGGCCGGCCTGCCCGAGGAGTGGCTGCAGGGCAGCGGGATCGAGCGCGTACGTGACGAGCCGCAGCTCACCCCCGACCAGCTCGACGAGACGGACGGCGTCGTGACGGCGTGCGCGCTGGCGGTCGCCGAGACCGGGACGATCGTGCTCGACGCGGGCCCCGGCCAGGGCAGGAGGGCGCTCAGCCTCGTCCCGGACCTCCACGTCGTCGTCGTGCGCAGCGACCAGGTGGTCGCGGGCCTGCCCGACGCGCTGGCCGGCCTGGAGCCCACCCGGCCGCAGACGTGGATCAGCGGGCCGAGCGCCACGAGCGACATCGAGCTCGACCGCGTCGAGGGCGTGCACGGCCCCCGGCGCCTGGAGGTCGTCCTCGTCACCGCCTAGATCCCCGTGATCATGCACGTCCTGGTGGTCCAGGATGTGCATGATCACGGGGGAGGTGGAGGGTCAGGCGGCGGCGGGGTGCAGCAGCACCTTGGTCCAGCCGTCCTCGCGCGCGTCGAAGCGGGCGTACGCGTCGGGAGCCTCCGCGAGGCCGACCTCGTGGCTCACGATGAGGCCGGGGGTGGCCCGGCCGGTGATGATGAGGTCGCGCAGCTGGCGGTTGTAGCGCTTGACGGGCGCCTGGCCGGTGCCCATCCGCTGGCCCTTGGTGAAGAAGGTGCCGTAGTCCCAGCCGATCTTCCCGGCCGACGACGGGTCGTCGAGGCCCGGGTCCTGCGGGACGTAGACGCCGACGACGCCGATGCCGCCTGCGGACCGGACGACCTTGACCAGGTTGTCGAGGACGAGCTCGGGGTGCTCCTCGCCGCTCGGGTCGTGCGCCTGCCAGCCGACCGCCTCGACGCCCTTGTCGACGCCGATGCCCTGCGTCTGCTCGAGGATCTGCTCGACCGGGTCACCTGCCGAGAAGTCGATGGCTGTGGCGCCGAACCGCTCCGCCAGTCCCAAGCGGTCCTTCTCCTTGTCGACGACGAAGACGCGGGAGGCGCCGCGCAGGAAGGCGCTGTGCGCGGCCATGAGCCCGACGGGGCCGCCCCCGAACACGGCGACGCTGTCGCCCGGCAGCACGCCGGCAAGCTCCGTGCCGTGGTATCCGGTCGGGAAGATGTCGGACAGCATCGTGAAGTCGTTCTCGTGCTCGGTGCCCGCGGGCAGCTCGAGCAGGTTGAAGTCGGCGTACGGGACGCGGAGGTACTCCGCCTGGCCACCGTCGTACGGGCCCATGTTGGCGTAGCCGTACGCCGCGCCGTCCATGCCCTCGGTCGGGTTGGTGCGCAGGCAGAACGACGTCCAGCCGCCGGTGCAGTTGCGGCAGGTGCCGCAGGCGATGTTGAACGGCACGCTCACGCGGTCGCCGACCTTGATCCGCTCGACCCCGGGGCCGACCTCCTCGACGATCCCCATGTTCTCGTGGCCGAGGACCTTGCCCTCCTCGACGGCGGTCCGGCCCTCGTACATGTGGAGGTCGGAGCCGCAGATGTTCGTCGTGGTGATGCGGATGATCGCGTCGTTCGGGCGCTGGATCGTCGGGTCGGGGCGCTCCTCGACGGCGACGGCGCGCGGGCCCCGGTAGACGACGGCCTTCATGGGCGGGCTCCTCAGGATCGGGTCATTGCTTGCGCAACGTCGACTACCCAGGGCAGCTCGTGATCCACCCCGATCTCCGTGGTCGTGGACGTCACGGGCACCCATGACGTGCATGATCACGGGAGTCGAGGCCCCAGGACCTGCATGATCACGCTGGTCAGGAGGGGACGAGCACGCCGTCCTGCAGCCGGACCACCCGGTCCGCCGCAGCCGTCAGCGCCGGGTCGTGGGTCGAGACCATGCAGGTCATGCCCTCGGTGTGCACCAGCTCCCGGAGCAGGTCGAGCACCTCCGCACCGGTCGTCGTGTCGAGCTGACCGGTCGGCTCGTCGGCGAGGAGCAGCCGCTGCTGCTGGCCGCCGGACATCTCCGGCGGGCGCTGGTCCGCGGCCGCGCCGAGCCCGACCCGCTCGAGCACCTCGCGCGCCCGGGCCTCGCGCTGGCGCGCCGGGACCCGCAGCAGGCGCAGCGGGATGCCGACGTTCTCGACCGCGCTGAGCATCGGCAGCAGCCCGAAGGTCTGGAAGACGAACGCCAGCACGTCGCGGCGCAGCGCTGCCAGCCCGCGCTCGTCGAGCTCGGCGACCTCCTGCCCGCAGACGCGTACGGACCCACCGGTCGGCCGGTCGAGCCCGCCGATGACGTTGAGCAGCGTGGTCTTCCCCGAGCCCGAGCGCCCGACCACCGCCACGAGCTCGCCCGGCTCGACGTCGAGGGAGACACCGCGCAGGGCGTGGACCTCGCCGCTGCCGCTGCCGTAGGTGCGCACCAGCCCGCGCACCGCGACCACCGGTCCGCGCGCGCCCTGGCTGGGCAGCTGCGGGACCGCCGCCACGCGCACGTGCCGCCCGGTCACGAGGGCCACACCCCCACGTGGTCGTCCTCGAGCGCCAGCCGGACCCGGTCGCGCAGCGCGAGCGCGGCGCGGTAGTCCTCGGGCAGCTGGAGCCGACCGGCGCGGTCCAGCACGGCGTACTCCTCGGCGACGGCGTCCTCCACCTCGCCGACCGCCCGGCGCAGGGTCTCGGTCGCGATGCGGCCGTCGCGGATGCGCACGGTGCGGCGCACCTGCTCCGCGACCGTGGCGTCGTGGGTCACGACCACCACGGTGACGCCCAGCTGCTCGTTGGCCCCGCGGAGGGCGGCGAACACCTGCTCGGACGAGGCCACGTCGAGCTCGCCCGTCGGCTCGTCGGCGAAGAGCACCTCCGGCTCGTTGGCGAGCGCCACCGCGATCGCGACCCGCTGCTGCTGGCCGCCGGAGAGCTCCCCCGGCCGCCGGCCCGCGCAGTCCACCACGGCCAGCAGGTCCAGCAGCTCAGCGGCCCGGGCCCTGGCCGCGCGCGTCCGGGCGCCCGCGAAGCCGAGCGGCACCATGACGTTCTCCTGCGCGGAGAGGTAGGGCAGCAGGTTGCGCCCGGTCTGCTGCCAGACGAAGCCCGCGACGCGGCGCCGGTAGCGCAGCCGGTCCCGGGCGCGCATGCGCAGCAGGTCGTGGCCCGCGACCGAGACGCGCCCGGCCGTGGGCACGTCGAGGCCGGAGAGGACGTTGAGCAGCGTCGACTTCCCGGAGCCGGACGCTCCGACGACCGCCGTGAGCTCGCCGCGCTCCACGACGAGGTCGAGCCCCTGCAGGGCCTGCACCTCGATCCGCTCCACCTGGTAGACCCGCACGAGCTGCTCGCAGACGATGAGGGGCGGCGCGGTCACAGGGCCTCCAGGGGCGTGCGGGGTACGCGCCGGCGGAGCGAGCCGTCGACGAGCAGGGCGAGGACGAGCAGCCCGAGCAGCGCACCGAGCGCAGCGACGGCCGTGGCGAGCGGGTCGGCGGGAGCGGGGGCGAAGGCACCGCCGGTGAGGGGCAGCGGGTCGAGGACCGGGTCGAGCAGGCGGGGCAGCGCGGCTCCGCAGGCCGCGCCCACGACGCCGGCGACGAGCACCGGGGGCACGAGCTCGACGGCACCGGTGGCACGCAACTGGCCCGCGCGCAGCCCGAGGGCCCGCGCGACGGCGAGCTCGGCGCCCCGCCCGCGGGCGGTGGCGACGACGACGAGGAGCAGGGCCGCCCCGGCGAGGACGAGCAGGGCGATGCTGCCGGCGCGCAGCAGCCGGGTGACGCCCGCCAGCAGCCGGCGGGCGGGGTCGCCGTCGCGCCAGGAGCTGCGGGTGACCACCTGCACCCCCGGCGCCGCCTGCGCGGCGAGGGCCTCCTCGGCTCCGGGGCCGCCGGCCAGCACCAGGCCGGACGCCTGCGCGACGACTGCGGGTGGCAGCGCCGCCGCGTCCGCGAGGACGACCTCCCCCGGCAGCCAGGCCCGGGGGTCGGCGGGCGCGCGCCCCGCGACACGTGCGGGCAGCCGGTCCTTGGCCAGCACGAGCGCGACGTGCGCGCCGCGGGCCCGGAGCAGCACGCCGCCGGTGAGCAGCAGGTCGACGGGGTCGCGCCGCCGGCCGAGGGTGGCGAGCGCACCCGCCCCGGGCTCGGCGCTCGCGCGCAGCACCGCGGCGTACGACGAGGGGTCCACGGCGAGCACCGTCACCCCGGAGTAGTCCTGGCGGATGTCGAGGTCGGCTCCCGCCACGACGGCGACGGCCGTCACCGACGCCCGGGGAGCGCGCCGGTGCACGGCGGCAGCGAGCCGCGTCGCCTGCGCCGAGGTCCCCGTCGTCGCGCGGGCGGCGGCACCGACCCGCTCGCGGGCAGCCGTCGCGCTCGCGGAGGCGAGCCCGGAGGCGAGCAGCACGTCGCCGACGCCGAGGGCGACCGCCAGGGTGAGCACGAGCAGCGGCAGGGGCGTGGCGGCGGCGGAGGTCCGGGCGCGGGTGACGCCCACGAGCGCGACCGCGCCGCGCAGCCGGGCGGCGCCGCGCGCGAGGCCGCGCAGCAGCAGCGGGTAGCAGCGCAGCAGCACCACGGTCACCGCCCCCACGAGCAGCAGCGGCGTGGCCACGAGCAGCACGTCCAGCCCGTCCGCAGCGGACGCTCCGCGCCCTCGGGTCGCCACCAGCGCGGCGGTGGCGAGGACGACGACCAGGGCCTCGAGCACGACCCGCGCCGCACCGGCCGGAGGTCGCCGCAGCACCGTGGTCACCACGGCGGCGACCGCGGCGAGCGCCGCGGCCACGCCCACGAGCAGCACCGGGACGACCGGGTACGCCGGCCCCACCGCGAGCGCGGCCAGCCCGCCGAGGGCCGCGGCGCCGACGACGAGCGGGAGCGCCTCGACGAGGGCGAGCAGCGCGGCCTGCCGGAGGGAGGCGCCGCGGGCGACCTGCAGGTGCAGCGCCGCGCCCCGACGGGCCGCGAGCAGCCGCCCGACGAGCAGGACCACCAGCCCGCCGACGCCGAGCAGGGCCGCGACCAGCAGCGAGACGAGGGCCGTGGCCGCGCGCTGCGCGGCGACGGCGCGCGCGAGCGGGCCCTCGACGTCGTCGTGCAGCACCGGCGGGTCGTCGACGCCGGAGAGGGCGAGGTCGGGGCGGACCGCCCAGCGCGCGGCCGCCGCCCGCAGCGCGGGGACGCCGGCCGCGGTCAGCCGCCCGGGCGCCGGAGCCACGGCGTACGACGCCTGCAGCCCGGTGCCGGGCAGCGCCGCGAGGGCAGCGGTCGTCGACGAGCCGCTGAGCAGGGCGACCGCGGCCCCTGCTGGTGCGAGCGCCCCGGGCAGCCGCGACCACACCGGAGCGGTCGCGTCGGCCGGGATGAACGTGCCCGTGACCAGCAGCTCGGCCTGCTCGGAGGCGCCGGGCCGGGTGAGCCGCACGCGGTCGCCGACGGCCAGGCCGAGGCCGCGGGCGACACCGACGGAGAGCGCCACGGGCACGGTGCCCGACCCCCTCGGCGCGTCGTCGCGCGCGGGCCCGCGCCCCGTCACCCAGCGCGCACCGGCCAGGGCTCCGGCGCCGTAGGCCACCCGCACCGTCCCGAGCGCGCGCGTCCCGGTCCGCCCGTCGAAGGCCACGCTGACCGCCGTCCCGGTCACCGGGCCGGCGACGCGCGCGAGGCGGGGCGGCAGGTGGCGCAGCAGCGCGACCCGCGAGTCGACGCGGCTCCCCGCGTAGGTCACCGTCGTGACGTCGGAACCCGCGGGCTCGTCGTGGCGGACGAGCTGCTCGGAGGCCGAGACGAGGGCCGGTGCGCTTGCCAGCTCGGCCCGGGCTCCCGCGTCCAGCGAGCGGCGCAGCTCGGCCGGGACGGCGGCGGCGAGCGCGGCGCACAGGGCGACGAGCAGCGCGGTCGCGAGCGCGAGGCCCGTGTCGGCGCGCAGCCGGCGGCGGGCCAGCAGCACGGCGAGCGGCAGCAGGCTCACCGCTCCTCCCCGATGCGCAGCGCGGTGCCGAGCCCCGAGCGGCGCAGCGCGAGGACGACGCCGCCGACGACGAGCAGCACGAGGACGAGGACCTCAGCGGCGAGGCCGAGCACCGGGGCCCAGGGCACGAGGACGCGGACCGCCGGCACCGGCGCGCCGCCCTCGGCGCCGACGGTCACGAGCGGTCCGACGAGCCGGCCCAGCCCGACGCCGACGGCGACGCCCGCAACGGCGCCGAGCAGGGCCAGGGCGGCGTACTCGGCAGCGAGGACCCCGGCGAGCTGCCCGCGGCCGAGGCCCAGCGCGCGCAGCTGGGCGAGCTCGAGCCGGCGCAGCCGCAGCGCGACCGTGGCGTGCACGGCGAGGCCGACCCCGGCGCAGGCCTGGGCGGCGAGCAGGAGGAGGAGCAGGCCGGCCGACCCCCCCACCCGCGCCGGGCCGGTGCTCAGCGCGGCGGCGAGGCCCGTACGCGACAGCGAGGAGCGCGCCCCGACCGCCGCCGCCGCCCGCGCTGCCCACCCGCGCGCCGCTCCGTCGGGGACGGCCGCCCACCAGGCGTCGGCGTACGCGTCGTCGAGGCCCAGCGCGAGCGTCGCGCGCAGCAGCGCGCCGCGGTCGACGAGCAGGTGGGGGCGGCGGTCGGCGTAGGGCTGCTCCTGCAACGGCGGGAGCACGCGCACGACGCTGGCGACGCGGACGAGCAGCGCGTCGGTGTCGTCGAGGTGGAGCGGGACGTCCGCACCCGCGGCCACGCCCAGCGCCTCCGCGAGGGCGCGGTCGAGGACGGCCGGGACGGCCGGCTGCTCCGGCCACGCCGTCCAGGTGCCGGCGTCCGGCGCGCCGTCGGGCCCGAGCGGGAGCGACCCGCCCGTCGCGAGCAGGGTCGCGCCGCCCGCGGTCGCCGGGCCCGACCCGTCGCCGGGCGCGGGGTCGTCACCGAAGGGGTCCGCGGGAGGGGCCTGCCCGTGCCACTCGGCCCTCGGCAGGGTGAGCGGAGCGCCCCAGGCTCCGCGCGCGGCCGCCGTGCGCAGCTGGTCCACTCGCAACGACCAGTCCGCGCGGGCGGGAGCGCTGTCGCCCCGGCGCACGGGCAGCGGGTCGAGCGCGGTGAGCGCGCGCACCGACACCACCCGCAGCGGGTACGCGAGGGCGCGCCCGCCGGCGGCGGCGGCGAGGTCGAGCACGGCGGTCCGCGGCCGAGCGGCGGTGACGACACCGAGGGGCAGCGTGGCCGGGACGCCCGCGGCGTCCTGCACGACCACCGCGACCTCGGAGCTGCTGGCCCCGGAGGCCCCGGCGCCGACGTGCAGCGCGAGCCGCAGCGACAGCCGTGCCGGGGAGCCGGGCAGGAGCGTGCCGGCCGGCGCGGCGGTCGCCCGCAGGGGCGCGAGCGCGGCCGCGGGGTCGGCGCCCAGCACGTCGCGGCGCACGTGCAGCGCCGCCGCGGCGAGGCTGGCGTCTACCGCGACCAGCCGGCCGGGCGTCGTGGGGCCGGAGTCGCCCGAGCGCTCGCCGGGACCACCGCCGCCGAGCTCGACGTCGCGCTCGGCCGCCGGCCCCTGCGCGGTCGCGCCCGGCAGCGCGCGCAGCGCCGCGGCCGTACCGAGCGGCGCGGTCGGGAGGCCGTCGAGCGAGACGTCCGGCCCGGTCAGTGCCGCGGCCTGGTCGCGCTGGGCCTGCAGCCAGGTCGCGCGGTACGACGCGGCGAAGGAGCCCGCCCCGACGGTCAGCGCCACGAGCAGCACGGAGGCCGCCGCCCGCGCCGGGCGCCGCCCCACCTGCCAGCCCGCGAGCGCACCCGCAGCACCGCGGGACCGGGCGGCGAGCGCCCCTCCCGCCCGTGCGACCAGCGGCAGCACGCGCAGCGCGAGGACCCCGCCTGCGAGCAGGGCGAGCGCCGGACTGACGACGAGCACGGGGTCCAGGCGCAGCGCGCCCGACCCGGCGAGCGGACTGCGGTACGACCGCAGCTGCAGGTAGCCCACGACCGCGAGGGCGAGCAGCGCGAGGTCGAGCCCGCCGCGGCTCAGCGCGGCGCGGCGCCCCGGGCGGCGGGACTCGACGGCGGCGAAGGAGGCGCGCTGGCGCAGCACCGGTGCGGTCAGCAGGAGCACCAGCCCGGCCGCGGTCGCGAGCGCCGTCAGCTCCGCGTCGAGCGGCACGGCTCCGGGCGCCGCCAGCCCGCCGCGGGCGAGGGCCGGCACCCGGGCCAGCACGGCGTACGCGCCGAGGGCGAGGGGCGGCGCCAGCACGGCGGCGAGGGCGGCCA
Proteins encoded in this region:
- a CDS encoding sugar ABC transporter ATP-binding protein; this encodes MAAPPAGGAPVLSLEGVTKSYGAVAALRGVDLDLYPGEAHALVGENGAGKSTLVKILAGVHEPDGGSFRIAGQPVRLASPAAARDAGIAVIYQEPTLFPDLSVAENIFMGRQPLAGLRRIDKARMREESRALFARLGVPLDPDRPARGLSIADQQLVEIAKAMSLDARVLVMDEPTAALSGVEVERLFAVARSLRDSGAAVLFISHRFDEVFSLCQRITVMRDGAWVSSDATSELTVEAVVRRMVGRDVSTLFPKQDTEVRDTVLEVRGLTRRGVFEDVSFDVRGGEIVALAGLVGAGRSEVVRAVFGVDRYDDGEVRVGGQPLPGANPGAAMAAGLALVPEDRRQQGLVMELSVERNMTLTRRWGLSRAGLLTGGAERRTAADWAKRLQVKTSALTAPVSTLSGGNQQKVVLAKWLSTDPKVLIVDEPTRGIDVGTKAEVHRLLSQLAGEGMAVVMVSSELPEVLGMADRVLVMHEGRLVDEIQRDRADEESVMLAATGQKGVSA
- a CDS encoding LacI family DNA-binding transcriptional regulator, with the translated sequence MAAASIKDVASLAGVSVGTVSNVLNRPEVVSDVTRERVEQAIAKLGFVRNESARALRAGRSRTVGMLVLDVANPFFTDVARGVEEVVTAHHSVLALYNTAEDPRRETTHLKHLQEQRVQGVLLTPVDLGNAAIRSLVEAGTPVVLVDRSWPRADHCSVAVDDVHGGGLAASHLLEQGRERLAFLGGPLSTQQVADRYRGAVAALDGSPDAVLRLVETPALTVAAGRDAGAALAALPAERRPTGIICANDLLALGVLQAMTRAGLRVPDDIALVGYDDIDYAAAAAVPLSSVRQPRELLGETAARLLFEEIGAADGPHQHQQVVFEPELVVRDSSRTGADA
- a CDS encoding (Fe-S)-binding protein, whose protein sequence is MRIGLEATCLVDGMFPQVGRATVRLLERLGHEVVFPLEQSCCGQMHINTGYGRFALPLVRRYADAFADVDAVVVPSGSCAGSVRHQHAALARAAGDEGLARAAKEVAARTYELSELLVDVLGLADVGAYYPHRVTYHPTCHSLRVLRVGEKPLRLLRNVEALDLVELPEAESCCGFGGTFALKNPDVSAAMLADKMRHVLSTRADVCTAGDSSCLMHIGGGLGRLSTGVRTVHLAEILASTKDDAESGATHATGTAQGVAS
- a CDS encoding LutB/LldF family L-lactate oxidation iron-sulfur protein, yielding MPTAPRGVGNLRGEEGFPAAARTALADPQLRRNLGHATRTIRAKRASVVAEVPDWQELRAAGAAIKDDVLARLPELLVQLEEQVTARGGTVHWARDAAEANAIVTRLVQATGADEVVKVKSMATQEIGLNEALEAAGIAAWETDLAELIVQLGHDKPSHILVPAIHRNRAEIREIFLREMGKVGRPAPEGLTDEPRALAEAARLHLRRKFLSARVAVSGANFAVADSGTLAVVESEGNGRMCLTLPQTLITVMGIEKLVPTWQDLEVFLQLLPRSSTGERMNPYTSLWTGVTPGDGPQEFHLVLLDNGRTATLADPEGRAALRCIRCSACLNVCPVYERTGGHAYGSVYPGPIGAVLSPQLTGVEDNATLPYASTLCGACFDACPVAIDIPTMLVHLRNRVTEAKEAHGPLPGAEATAMRAAAFAMSDRRRWTLALRSAKLGRLLGRDGRIAAVPPPLTRWTRTRDLPVPPPESFRDWWVREHGGRS
- a CDS encoding LutC/YkgG family protein, with translation MSAREEVLARIRRAQAVADVVVPRAYRPAGASTASAAELATLLEDRLVEYKATVTRCAPGGEATAIKAVLARHRVRRLVVPAGLPEEWLQGSGIERVRDEPQLTPDQLDETDGVVTACALAVAETGTIVLDAGPGQGRRALSLVPDLHVVVVRSDQVVAGLPDALAGLEPTRPQTWISGPSATSDIELDRVEGVHGPRRLEVVLVTA
- a CDS encoding glutathione-independent formaldehyde dehydrogenase, producing MKAVVYRGPRAVAVEERPDPTIQRPNDAIIRITTTNICGSDLHMYEGRTAVEEGKVLGHENMGIVEEVGPGVERIKVGDRVSVPFNIACGTCRNCTGGWTSFCLRTNPTEGMDGAAYGYANMGPYDGGQAEYLRVPYADFNLLELPAGTEHENDFTMLSDIFPTGYHGTELAGVLPGDSVAVFGGGPVGLMAAHSAFLRGASRVFVVDKEKDRLGLAERFGATAIDFSAGDPVEQILEQTQGIGVDKGVEAVGWQAHDPSGEEHPELVLDNLVKVVRSAGGIGVVGVYVPQDPGLDDPSSAGKIGWDYGTFFTKGQRMGTGQAPVKRYNRQLRDLIITGRATPGLIVSHEVGLAEAPDAYARFDAREDGWTKVLLHPAAA